Proteins from one Patescibacteria group bacterium genomic window:
- a CDS encoding DciA family protein has product MSFDKIENILNKKKKGQSPIESAWVCYCAQQVIDEIIKNDEISAASFKNNTLVLQTSHPILAGEIRFKSAELIKKINHKLKKDLIRHIRTKIYKQ; this is encoded by the coding sequence ATGTCTTTTGATAAAATTGAAAATATTTTAAACAAAAAGAAAAAAGGCCAATCTCCGATTGAATCAGCCTGGGTTTGTTATTGCGCTCAGCAAGTCATTGATGAAATAATAAAAAATGACGAAATTAGCGCCGCATCTTTTAAAAATAATACTTTGGTTTTACAAACCTCTCATCCAATTCTCGCCGGAGAAATTCGTTTTAAGTCTGCGGAATTAATTAAAAAAATTAACCATAAATTAAAAAAAGATCTCATCCGGCACATTAGAACAAAGATCTATAAACAATAA